Proteins encoded in a region of the Novibacillus thermophilus genome:
- a CDS encoding FtsK/SpoIIIE family DNA translocase, with product MARKRRRSRKDRLKKGLAFELYGIVILALSVISMASLGAVGRSFTYLFRFFVGTWDFIIPVIGGWLGLYIMFKREWPKRWTRRHAGFLLLLLAVLITNHIHLFQSLESENPDAQHSIVRTSWKLVLDESNADLPTDIGGGMIGAVAYAFFQYLFDDTGTKVVVAVCVLIGLLMLTGMSYVSLLQKIKQGLSRVKHVLFERLDQVWDSIQMRRNERRKIQEEAKDNRQDTEENSESSSAEMETPVIHDFIENADDENRREPSRDNEGLSKDAKREEPDGERTIVVNLSNDEDMSDYILPSLNLLDKPKKTKQKEEHKGMTANAKKLEKTLESFGVRARVTQIHRGPAVTRYEVQPDIGVKVSRIVNLTDDLALALAAKDIRIEAPIPGKAAIGIEVPNRDVAVVSLREVLESPEYNESASKLTLALGRDISGEPIVGDMTKMPHLLVAGATGSGKSVCINGLIASILYKANPNEVKFLMIDPKMVELNIYNGIPHLLSPVVTDARRAALALKKVVSEMEKRYEQFAESGARDITRYNEIMLERHPDRPYPALPYIVVIIDELADLMMVAPHDVEDAIIRLAQMARAAGIHLIIATQRPSVDVITGVIKANIPSRIAFGVSSQADSRTILDMGGAEKLLGRGDMLYLPVGASKPTRIQGAFLSDREVESIVNFCKEQQEAQYNEEIMVKNDDLNDEAEDVTDELYPQAVKLVVEAKTASVSLLQRRLRVGYTRAARLIDEMEARGIVGPYEGSKPREVLVTPEQIRSSEQITG from the coding sequence ATGGCCCGAAAGCGGAGAAGGTCGCGGAAAGACCGGTTAAAAAAGGGATTGGCATTTGAACTGTACGGCATTGTCATACTGGCACTGTCGGTGATCTCCATGGCCAGCCTAGGGGCCGTCGGCAGGTCTTTTACGTATTTATTCCGTTTTTTTGTGGGAACGTGGGATTTTATCATACCGGTTATCGGGGGCTGGCTGGGACTGTACATAATGTTTAAACGCGAATGGCCGAAGCGGTGGACTCGGCGTCACGCCGGCTTCTTACTGTTGTTGCTGGCGGTTTTAATCACGAACCACATCCATTTGTTTCAATCGCTAGAAAGTGAAAATCCCGATGCTCAGCACTCTATCGTGCGCACTTCGTGGAAACTCGTCCTCGACGAGAGCAACGCCGATTTGCCGACAGACATCGGGGGCGGAATGATTGGTGCAGTGGCTTATGCTTTTTTTCAGTACTTGTTTGACGACACGGGTACGAAAGTGGTTGTAGCTGTATGTGTGCTCATTGGATTGTTGATGTTAACCGGCATGTCTTACGTGTCTTTATTGCAGAAAATTAAGCAAGGCTTGAGCCGGGTAAAACACGTATTGTTTGAACGGTTGGATCAAGTGTGGGACAGCATACAGATGCGACGCAACGAACGGAGGAAAATTCAGGAAGAGGCGAAAGACAACCGACAGGACACGGAAGAGAACAGCGAGTCCAGTTCCGCTGAAATGGAAACCCCAGTCATACACGACTTTATCGAAAATGCGGATGACGAAAACAGGAGAGAGCCGTCCCGAGATAACGAGGGGCTGTCAAAAGATGCCAAACGCGAGGAACCAGATGGGGAAAGGACGATTGTCGTCAACCTCAGTAATGACGAAGATATGAGCGATTATATACTGCCGTCGCTCAATCTGTTGGACAAGCCGAAGAAGACGAAACAAAAAGAAGAACACAAGGGCATGACGGCCAATGCGAAAAAATTAGAAAAAACTTTAGAATCGTTCGGCGTACGGGCCAGGGTGACGCAAATACACAGGGGACCGGCGGTGACGCGGTATGAAGTACAGCCGGACATTGGGGTCAAAGTGAGTCGCATCGTGAACCTGACAGACGATTTGGCATTAGCGTTGGCGGCCAAGGACATTCGCATTGAAGCCCCGATTCCGGGAAAGGCGGCGATTGGCATTGAGGTGCCTAACCGCGATGTCGCCGTCGTCAGTTTGCGGGAAGTGTTGGAGAGCCCGGAGTATAATGAGTCGGCTTCTAAATTGACGCTTGCCCTCGGAAGAGACATTTCAGGCGAACCGATTGTCGGGGACATGACCAAAATGCCCCATCTGCTCGTAGCAGGTGCGACAGGTTCCGGGAAAAGCGTGTGCATCAACGGGTTGATTGCGAGCATTTTATATAAAGCCAATCCGAATGAAGTGAAGTTCCTCATGATTGATCCCAAAATGGTGGAACTCAACATATACAACGGCATCCCGCACCTCCTGTCTCCAGTTGTAACCGATGCGCGCCGCGCCGCCTTAGCGTTGAAAAAAGTCGTCAGCGAGATGGAAAAGCGGTATGAGCAGTTTGCGGAAAGCGGCGCACGTGACATTACTCGTTACAACGAGATCATGTTAGAGCGACATCCTGACCGCCCTTACCCTGCTCTACCCTACATCGTTGTCATCATTGACGAACTCGCTGATTTAATGATGGTGGCACCCCACGATGTAGAAGATGCGATTATTCGGCTGGCCCAAATGGCGCGGGCTGCAGGGATTCATTTGATCATCGCGACACAGCGACCGTCAGTCGACGTCATTACAGGGGTGATAAAAGCCAATATCCCGTCGCGCATTGCATTCGGCGTCTCCTCGCAAGCGGACTCGCGCACGATTCTCGATATGGGAGGGGCAGAGAAACTGCTCGGTCGCGGAGACATGCTGTATTTGCCCGTAGGAGCTTCCAAACCGACGAGAATCCAAGGCGCCTTCCTTTCGGATCGAGAAGTTGAAAGTATCGTCAATTTCTGTAAAGAACAACAAGAGGCCCAGTACAATGAAGAGATCATGGTCAAGAACGACGATCTAAACGATGAAGCGGAAGACGTTACGGACGAGTTGTATCCGCAGGCCGTCAAGCTGGTGGTGGAAGCCAAGACCGCTTCTGTCTCATTGCTCCAGCGCCGTTTGCGTGTCGGTTACACGAGAGCCGCTCGGTTGATCGACGAGATGGAAGCACGCGGCATCGTGGGACCGTACGAAGGAAGTAAACCGCGAGAAGTGCTCGTCACACCGGAACAAATTCGGTCGAGTGAACAAATAACGGGGTAA
- a CDS encoding YlzJ-like family protein, with protein sequence MIHYTPLPLESVFEGWDKPRSAPREIVYQGVHMLIEPLEEGEARIVRVISSNPDDFLNPLFQPGRTISFF encoded by the coding sequence GTGATCCACTACACCCCTCTACCGCTGGAATCAGTCTTTGAGGGATGGGACAAGCCGCGCTCGGCTCCCAGGGAAATTGTGTACCAAGGCGTGCACATGTTGATAGAACCCCTTGAAGAAGGTGAAGCGAGGATCGTGCGCGTGATCAGTTCCAACCCGGATGACTTTCTCAACCCGCTGTTCCAACCGGGGAGGACGATATCTTTTTTCTAA
- a CDS encoding ClpP family protease, with amino-acid sequence MENQNDFNPGQPSPQQPDTPQPNAPNPAQPNSQEPKKNVINTIQQLGQTNVPTVETNIHCLSIVGQIEGHVVLPPQNKTTKYEHIIPQIVAAEQNPKIEGILVALNTVGGDVEAGLAIAEMIASMSKPTVTLVLGGGHSIGVPIAVSADRSFIAETATMTIHPIRLSGLVIGVPQTFEYLDKMQDRVVKFVTQHSNITEAKFKELMFTTGELTRDIGTNIIGADAVKYRLIDEVGGLAEAMSALNRMIAEHKRGVKDVMQ; translated from the coding sequence ATGGAAAATCAAAACGACTTTAACCCTGGGCAACCGTCTCCCCAGCAGCCGGACACACCTCAGCCAAACGCTCCAAATCCTGCACAGCCTAATAGCCAGGAGCCCAAAAAAAATGTCATCAACACAATTCAACAACTAGGGCAGACGAATGTACCGACGGTGGAAACGAATATACACTGTCTGTCCATCGTCGGTCAAATTGAAGGGCATGTCGTATTGCCGCCGCAAAACAAGACCACTAAATACGAACACATTATTCCGCAGATCGTGGCAGCTGAACAAAATCCTAAAATTGAGGGCATTTTAGTCGCGTTGAACACTGTCGGCGGAGATGTTGAAGCCGGTCTCGCAATAGCAGAGATGATTGCGTCCATGTCGAAACCGACTGTCACGCTCGTGTTGGGAGGTGGTCACAGTATCGGCGTGCCCATTGCCGTCTCAGCCGATCGCAGTTTCATTGCCGAGACGGCGACGATGACCATTCACCCCATCCGGTTAAGCGGCCTCGTCATCGGGGTTCCCCAGACGTTTGAATACTTGGATAAAATGCAAGACCGTGTCGTCAAGTTTGTCACGCAGCATTCCAACATTACGGAGGCGAAGTTTAAAGAGCTCATGTTTACCACGGGAGAACTGACACGAGACATCGGCACGAATATCATCGGGGCAGATGCTGTCAAGTACCGTCTCATAGACGAAGTGGGGGGACTGGCAGAAGCGATGAGTGCTTTAAACCGAATGATTGCAGAACACAAACGCGGTGTAAAGGATGTGATGCAGTGA
- a CDS encoding amidohydrolase family protein, with translation MAQGVGCRFLHRRGSDAPVELVNPFHGIYAAVTRMDRDGEPAGGWYPEEKMTREEALRAFTIWAAKGSFEEEKKGSLEADKLADFVVIDRDLMKIPEQQLKDINVLTTVVGGEVVYEK, from the coding sequence GTGGCGCAAGGTGTTGGATGCCGGTTCTTACATCGTCGGGGATCAGATGCCCCGGTGGAATTAGTCAATCCTTTCCACGGAATTTACGCGGCTGTCACAAGGATGGACCGTGATGGAGAACCGGCTGGAGGCTGGTATCCGGAGGAGAAAATGACGAGAGAAGAAGCCTTGAGGGCCTTTACGATATGGGCAGCTAAAGGAAGTTTTGAAGAGGAGAAAAAAGGGTCTTTAGAGGCCGACAAGCTTGCCGACTTTGTTGTCATTGACAGAGATCTTATGAAAATTCCGGAACAACAACTAAAAGACATAAACGTCCTTACAACTGTCGTTGGCGGAGAAGTGGTGTACGAAAAATAA
- a CDS encoding amidohydrolase, which yields MAKKLAVVLMTITFLILNGCVSDADRQKEAETVYVNGNIYTVDHEFSKASAMAIKGQKLVYVGSDEEVEPYIGSDTEVIDLNEKTVIPGLNDGHLHFPGMARNLIQIDGFNKTKEEILNMVKEEVGRRDPGEWILGRGWNHELWEEKKFPTKEELDAIAPHNPVVLTRVDGHSVWVNSKALEIGGITEHTPDPTGGEVIRDTDGEPTGILIDTAEEPVTSQIPPYSSERVKDGLLKAQEELFSNGITSATDAGSHLDDIEEIKRLYEDGRLKVRLNVMVASGTGGETGESLVHYYQKGPEIGLYGDRFTVRSIKLMGDGSLGSRSAALLEDYHDRPGHKGNYRFTDEELYRLVKEARKHGWQVATHAIGDGAILQTINTYEKVLKEDPLDDHRWKIEHFQVATADEIRRIAELGIIPSMQPVHATSDKNMAEDRVGPKRIKYSYAWRKVLDAGSYIVGDQMPRWN from the coding sequence GTGGCCAAAAAGTTGGCAGTTGTTTTGATGACTATTACTTTTTTAATATTAAACGGATGTGTATCTGACGCCGACAGGCAGAAAGAGGCTGAAACGGTTTATGTAAATGGAAATATTTATACGGTTGATCATGAATTTTCAAAAGCAAGTGCAATGGCCATCAAAGGCCAAAAACTCGTCTATGTCGGTAGTGATGAAGAAGTGGAGCCATATATAGGTTCCGACACGGAAGTGATAGACCTAAATGAAAAAACGGTCATACCAGGGTTGAACGATGGACATTTGCATTTTCCTGGCATGGCGCGGAATTTAATTCAAATTGACGGTTTTAACAAAACGAAGGAAGAGATATTGAACATGGTGAAAGAAGAAGTCGGCCGTCGAGATCCGGGAGAGTGGATTTTAGGTCGCGGTTGGAACCACGAACTTTGGGAAGAGAAAAAATTTCCGACCAAAGAAGAGCTTGATGCCATTGCGCCTCACAACCCGGTTGTGCTAACGAGAGTGGATGGACACTCTGTCTGGGTGAACTCAAAAGCCCTTGAAATAGGAGGAATAACTGAACACACGCCTGATCCCACAGGAGGTGAGGTTATTCGAGATACCGATGGGGAACCGACTGGCATCCTGATTGATACGGCAGAAGAGCCGGTTACATCCCAAATTCCTCCTTACAGTTCGGAACGTGTAAAAGACGGGCTTTTAAAAGCCCAGGAGGAACTATTTTCCAATGGAATCACGAGTGCAACAGATGCCGGTTCCCATTTAGATGACATAGAAGAAATAAAGCGCTTGTACGAGGACGGACGTTTAAAAGTCAGATTAAATGTGATGGTTGCCAGCGGAACAGGTGGAGAAACGGGGGAAAGTCTCGTCCATTACTATCAAAAAGGGCCCGAAATCGGTTTGTACGGAGACCGTTTTACAGTCAGGTCCATCAAACTCATGGGTGATGGGTCTCTAGGATCTCGCAGTGCAGCCCTTTTGGAGGACTATCACGATCGGCCGGGCCATAAAGGCAATTATCGATTTACAGATGAGGAATTGTACCGATTAGTCAAGGAAGCTCGTAAACATGGCTGGCAAGTGGCCACACATGCCATTGGCGATGGCGCGATTCTTCAAACGATTAACACGTATGAAAAGGTGCTGAAGGAAGATCCGCTCGACGATCACCGTTGGAAAATCGAACATTTCCAAGTGGCGACCGCTGACGAAATTAGGCGTATAGCCGAGCTTGGAATCATTCCTTCTATGCAGCCGGTGCACGCCACCTCGGACAAAAATATGGCCGAAGATCGGGTTGGACCTAAACGCATTAAGTATTCGTACGCGTGGCGCAAGGTGTTGGATGCCGGTTCTTACATCGTCGGGGATCAGATGCCCCGGTGGAATTAG
- a CDS encoding ribonuclease J yields MSKQKESVRIFALGGLGEIGKNMYVVEDGKDIVVIDCGIMFPEEEMLGIDVVIPDITYLVENKERVRGILITHGHEDHIGALPYVLKELNVPVYGTKLTLGLLENKLREANMLNGTKRILVNSESKVKLGRLTATFFKTNHSIPDSVGICLETSVGTIVHTGDFKFDQTPVNGQYADYYKMAQIGERGVLCLLSDSTNAERPGFTGSEKDVGEAINDVFHKATQRIIVATFASNMHRVQQVIDAAEKNHRKVCIIGRSMVNVVNIGIELGYLRVPDGILIEPDEVNRLPAHEVVILSTGSQGERMSALARMASGSHRKFEIMPGDTVIIAATPIPGNEKYVARTVDQLFRLGANVVYSSGGAHSVHVSGHGSQEDLKLMLNLMKPKYFIPIHGEYRMLRVHAQLAESTGVKPENVFICDIGDSVEITKDGARFGPKLPTGNILIDGLGVGDVGNIVLRDRKLLSQDGILVVVVTLSKQKGTILSGPDIISRGFVYVRESEKLLEEANEIVSETLEKCMDDNVNEWASLKTSVREELGRYLYEKTRRRPMILPIIMEV; encoded by the coding sequence TTGTCCAAACAAAAAGAGAGCGTGAGGATATTTGCTCTCGGTGGTTTGGGCGAGATTGGGAAGAACATGTACGTCGTGGAAGACGGGAAAGATATCGTGGTCATCGATTGCGGTATTATGTTTCCGGAAGAAGAGATGCTTGGCATCGACGTTGTCATTCCGGACATTACGTACCTCGTGGAAAATAAGGAACGGGTTCGGGGAATTTTAATTACACACGGGCACGAAGACCACATTGGCGCGTTGCCGTATGTGTTAAAAGAATTGAACGTTCCCGTCTACGGTACGAAGTTAACACTTGGCTTGCTGGAAAATAAATTGCGGGAAGCCAATATGTTAAATGGGACAAAGCGCATTTTAGTTAACAGCGAATCTAAAGTTAAGTTGGGCAGACTGACGGCCACGTTTTTCAAGACGAACCACAGTATACCGGACAGCGTGGGTATCTGTTTGGAGACGTCTGTCGGCACAATCGTGCACACCGGCGATTTCAAATTTGATCAAACGCCCGTGAACGGTCAATACGCTGACTACTACAAAATGGCCCAAATTGGCGAACGGGGTGTACTGTGTCTGCTTTCAGACAGCACCAACGCCGAACGTCCAGGCTTTACCGGGTCAGAAAAGGACGTCGGTGAAGCGATCAATGACGTATTCCACAAAGCGACACAGCGCATTATCGTTGCAACGTTTGCTTCGAATATGCACCGTGTGCAACAAGTGATCGACGCGGCGGAAAAAAACCACCGCAAAGTGTGCATTATCGGAAGAAGTATGGTCAACGTCGTCAACATAGGGATTGAACTCGGTTACTTGCGCGTTCCGGACGGCATACTGATAGAGCCTGATGAAGTGAATCGGTTGCCGGCTCACGAAGTTGTCATTTTGTCGACAGGAAGCCAGGGAGAGCGTATGTCTGCTTTGGCGCGCATGGCTTCTGGCTCGCACCGGAAATTTGAAATCATGCCCGGGGACACCGTCATTATTGCGGCGACCCCGATTCCGGGTAATGAAAAGTACGTTGCGCGAACGGTGGACCAACTGTTCCGTCTAGGAGCGAATGTCGTATACAGTTCAGGTGGTGCACACAGTGTCCACGTTTCGGGACACGGCAGTCAGGAAGATTTAAAGCTCATGCTCAACTTAATGAAACCGAAGTACTTTATTCCTATCCACGGGGAATACCGTATGTTACGTGTTCATGCCCAACTCGCAGAATCCACTGGAGTAAAGCCAGAAAATGTATTTATTTGTGATATCGGTGACTCAGTCGAAATTACGAAAGACGGGGCGCGTTTCGGGCCCAAACTGCCCACAGGGAACATATTAATTGACGGACTTGGGGTAGGAGATGTTGGAAACATTGTACTACGAGACCGCAAACTTTTGTCACAAGACGGAATTTTAGTCGTTGTCGTCACATTGAGCAAGCAAAAAGGCACGATCCTGTCGGGACCAGACATTATTTCCCGCGGATTTGTTTACGTCCGAGAGTCCGAGAAACTGCTGGAAGAAGCGAACGAGATTGTAAGTGAGACACTGGAAAAGTGTATGGATGACAATGTGAACGAATGGGCTTCCCTGAAGACGAGCGTTCGTGAAGAGTTAGGAAGGTATTTGTACGAAAAAACGCGCCGCCGTCCGATGATTTTGCCCATCATCATGGAAGTGTAA
- the dapA gene encoding 4-hydroxy-tetrahydrodipicolinate synthase, translating to MEFGRLLTAMVTPFDEKGDIDFDEVTHITEMLIQSGSDGLVVAGTTGESPTLSSEEKIALIRHVVKVTDGRAAVIAGTGSNSTQASLELTKQASECGVDGIMLVTPYYNKPSQEGMYRHFRTVAEATDLPIMLYNVPGRTGTNLTADTVARLAKIPNITSVKEASGDFVQAMEIVKRTPEDFRLYSGDDKNTLPLLALGAHGVVSVASHIIGSEIKDMIDAFVDGDTEKARSLHEKWIDVFEGMFVAPNPVPVKQALAELGYGRPSVRLPLVEMGEEEKRVVTELVKDIKLE from the coding sequence TTGGAATTTGGAAGATTGTTAACTGCCATGGTCACGCCATTTGACGAAAAGGGAGACATTGATTTTGACGAAGTGACGCACATAACAGAAATGCTGATCCAGAGCGGCAGCGACGGCCTCGTCGTTGCCGGGACGACGGGAGAATCACCAACGCTATCGTCGGAGGAGAAAATCGCCCTGATTCGACACGTGGTGAAAGTCACGGACGGCCGGGCGGCGGTCATAGCAGGAACGGGAAGCAATTCGACGCAGGCGTCGCTGGAGTTGACAAAACAGGCTTCTGAATGCGGCGTCGACGGGATTATGCTCGTCACTCCGTACTATAACAAACCGTCACAAGAAGGGATGTACCGGCATTTTCGCACTGTGGCAGAGGCCACGGATTTGCCGATCATGCTCTACAACGTTCCCGGAAGAACGGGAACCAACTTGACAGCGGACACAGTTGCTCGTTTGGCAAAAATACCTAACATTACGTCTGTAAAAGAAGCGAGCGGCGACTTTGTGCAAGCAATGGAGATCGTGAAGAGAACCCCTGAAGACTTCCGCCTGTACAGTGGCGATGACAAAAACACGTTGCCGCTGTTAGCATTAGGGGCACACGGTGTGGTCAGTGTCGCAAGCCACATTATTGGATCAGAAATCAAAGACATGATTGACGCCTTCGTCGACGGTGACACAGAGAAGGCCCGTTCTTTGCACGAGAAGTGGATCGACGTATTTGAAGGGATGTTTGTAGCTCCCAATCCCGTACCGGTCAAACAGGCGTTGGCCGAGCTGGGATACGGCAGACCGAGCGTTCGTCTCCCCCTTGTTGAAATGGGTGAAGAAGAGAAAAGAGTCGTGACGGAACTGGTGAAAGACATAAAGTTGGAATAG
- the dapG gene encoding aspartate kinase: protein MRILVQKFGGTSLKTRELRRRVVHHIQNAIDAQYKVVVVVSAMGRKGDPYATDTFLDWIEHNGRGLNPREMDLLLSCGEIISATTLSSMLKEKDIGNVVLTGGQAGILTNGDFSNAQILTVNPKRVKEELERVPVVIVTGFQGQTADGEVTTLGRGGSDTTATALGVGLGAEYVDIFTDVDGIMTADPRIVEDAAPLHTVTYAEISNLAFQGAKVIHPRAVEIAMQKNVPIRVRSTMSDGVGTLVTNLNEMSRVGEVNDRLITGITQVPGVTQIKLNTSDDDYDMHLKVFKAMAENDISVDFINVNPSSVAYTVFDHVAERAQSILSDMGYTPTCLPGCAKVSTVGAGIAGVPGVMANIVEALTQEEIPILQSADSHTTIWVLVNGADMERAVRALHRKFELHKVRFVK, encoded by the coding sequence ATGAGAATACTGGTCCAAAAATTCGGGGGAACGTCTCTCAAGACACGCGAATTGCGTCGACGGGTCGTCCATCACATCCAAAACGCGATAGATGCACAATATAAAGTGGTCGTCGTCGTTTCGGCCATGGGGCGAAAGGGAGATCCGTACGCGACGGACACTTTTTTAGATTGGATCGAGCACAATGGTCGAGGTTTGAATCCACGTGAAATGGACCTGCTGCTCAGTTGCGGGGAAATCATTTCTGCGACTACTCTGTCCAGCATGCTTAAAGAAAAGGACATTGGCAACGTCGTCCTTACCGGGGGACAGGCGGGGATCCTGACAAACGGCGATTTCAGCAACGCCCAAATTCTCACTGTCAATCCGAAAAGGGTCAAGGAAGAGTTAGAGCGGGTCCCTGTCGTCATCGTGACCGGATTTCAAGGTCAGACTGCAGATGGAGAGGTGACGACTTTAGGTCGCGGCGGAAGCGATACGACGGCTACCGCACTTGGTGTCGGACTGGGCGCCGAATACGTCGACATTTTTACCGACGTAGACGGAATTATGACCGCAGATCCGCGTATCGTGGAAGACGCGGCACCGCTGCACACCGTCACGTATGCAGAAATTAGCAATTTAGCCTTCCAGGGAGCCAAAGTGATTCATCCCCGGGCCGTAGAAATCGCAATGCAGAAGAACGTTCCCATCCGCGTGCGTTCGACAATGTCCGACGGTGTTGGAACACTCGTGACGAATTTAAATGAAATGAGCCGGGTTGGGGAAGTGAATGACCGGCTCATCACCGGCATTACGCAAGTTCCCGGAGTCACTCAAATTAAACTGAACACGAGTGACGACGATTACGACATGCACTTAAAAGTGTTTAAGGCCATGGCAGAAAACGACATCAGTGTGGACTTTATTAACGTGAATCCCAGCAGTGTCGCTTATACTGTTTTCGATCACGTGGCGGAGCGGGCCCAGTCCATATTAAGTGACATGGGCTACACACCGACTTGCTTGCCGGGTTGCGCCAAAGTGTCGACGGTGGGAGCGGGCATTGCCGGCGTCCCTGGCGTGATGGCGAACATTGTAGAAGCCTTGACACAAGAAGAGATTCCGATACTGCAGTCTGCCGATTCGCATACAACCATCTGGGTCCTCGTAAACGGAGCCGATATGGAGCGTGCCGTCCGAGCTCTTCACCGAAAGTTTGAATTGCACAAAGTACGCTTTGTTAAATAG
- a CDS encoding aspartate-semialdehyde dehydrogenase, with amino-acid sequence MSNKTVNVAVVGATGAVGEKIIRELEAKDFPVKNLKCLASKRSAGKTVTFKNESIVVEEATPDAFRGVDIALFSAGGSVSKQLVPHAVEHGAVCVDNTNAFRMDPNVPLVVPEVNSEKIREHQGIISNPNCSTIQMVVALKALYDYYGFKRLIVSTYQAVSGAGANAVKELLDQSRAVLNGEPFDPQQLPVGKLNKHFQMAFNAIPQIDVPDENGYTLEEMKMVRETKKIFGDESIQVTATCVRIPVVSGHAESIYVELERDFQLEDVRQQLRDADGVTLVDDLEQQLYPMPIGAEGKRDVFVGRLRRDLANARALNMWVVSDNLMKGAASNTVQIAELLVN; translated from the coding sequence GTGAGTAACAAAACTGTGAACGTAGCTGTCGTAGGAGCAACAGGAGCAGTTGGGGAAAAAATTATTCGTGAATTGGAAGCGAAAGATTTTCCAGTCAAAAATTTGAAGTGTCTGGCTTCCAAACGTTCAGCAGGGAAGACCGTGACGTTTAAAAACGAAAGCATTGTTGTCGAAGAAGCCACTCCGGACGCATTTCGCGGGGTGGATATTGCTTTGTTCAGTGCCGGCGGCAGTGTGAGTAAACAACTCGTGCCCCACGCTGTCGAACACGGGGCCGTCTGTGTCGACAATACGAACGCATTCCGCATGGACCCGAACGTTCCCCTCGTCGTTCCGGAAGTTAACAGTGAAAAGATTCGGGAACATCAGGGAATTATTTCTAATCCTAACTGTTCTACGATTCAAATGGTCGTAGCCCTTAAGGCGTTGTACGATTATTACGGTTTCAAGCGTCTCATTGTGTCGACGTATCAAGCAGTTTCCGGAGCAGGGGCGAACGCAGTGAAAGAACTGCTGGATCAAAGCCGTGCAGTGTTGAACGGTGAACCGTTTGACCCACAGCAATTGCCTGTCGGGAAATTGAATAAACACTTTCAGATGGCGTTTAATGCCATTCCCCAAATAGACGTTCCAGATGAGAACGGATATACACTGGAAGAAATGAAGATGGTGAGGGAGACCAAAAAAATATTTGGGGACGAATCGATTCAAGTGACTGCCACGTGTGTCAGAATTCCGGTCGTAAGTGGGCATGCGGAATCGATATATGTTGAGCTGGAACGGGATTTTCAGTTGGAAGACGTGAGACAACAGCTTCGCGATGCGGACGGTGTGACTCTTGTAGACGACTTGGAGCAACAACTGTACCCGATGCCCATCGGAGCAGAAGGGAAACGGGATGTTTTCGTCGGCCGTTTGCGTCGTGACCTCGCTAACGCGCGCGCCCTCAACATGTGGGTTGTGTCGGATAACTTGATGAAAGGCGCTGCTTCGAACACGGTACAAATCGCAGAACTTCTCGTAAACTAG
- a CDS encoding dipicolinate synthase subunit B — protein MNFAGKTVGFGLTGSHCTHDQVLPQMQRLVDLGAEVIPVVSYTVANVDSKFGEAKMWLQKIRDITGQDIISTIPEAEPLGPSKRLDVMLVAPCTGNSLSKLANALTESPVLMAAKATMRNGRPLVVAISTNDALGLNAQNLAKLLAAKNVYFVPFGQDSPETKPNSLVSRMELIPETCWEAMHGKQIQPLVVEKFRYLPS, from the coding sequence GTGAACTTTGCTGGAAAAACGGTCGGCTTCGGACTGACAGGGTCTCACTGTACCCACGATCAAGTGTTGCCGCAAATGCAGCGATTAGTCGACCTTGGAGCGGAAGTCATTCCCGTCGTTTCTTACACAGTGGCAAATGTCGACTCAAAATTCGGGGAAGCGAAAATGTGGTTGCAAAAAATTCGCGATATTACCGGGCAAGACATTATTTCAACCATTCCGGAAGCGGAACCTCTCGGACCGAGTAAGCGTCTCGATGTGATGCTCGTCGCTCCGTGTACCGGCAACTCTCTGTCAAAACTGGCCAACGCTCTGACAGAAAGTCCGGTGTTAATGGCGGCCAAAGCGACGATGCGGAATGGTCGCCCCCTTGTCGTTGCCATTTCGACAAACGATGCCCTCGGATTAAATGCTCAGAATTTGGCGAAACTGCTCGCGGCAAAAAACGTTTATTTTGTCCCGTTTGGGCAGGACTCGCCAGAGACGAAGCCGAATTCTCTCGTATCGAGAATGGAACTCATACCGGAGACGTGCTGGGAAGCCATGCATGGAAAACAAATTCAACCGTTAGTGGTTGAAAAATTCCGCTACTTACCCTCATAA